The proteins below are encoded in one region of Numenius arquata chromosome W, bNumArq3.hap1.1, whole genome shotgun sequence:
- the LOC141476821 gene encoding phospholipid-transporting ATPase IC-like: MISERDSETTFDEDSQPNDEVMPYSDDETEDELDSRQPTIEPGQNQINRGTKESREPLKKDCSWQVKANDPHFYEQPQFKRTTFLCFKKSKYAGNAIKTYKYNPITFIPLNLFEQFKRAANFYFLVLLILQSIPQITTLSWYTTLVPLLLVLGITAVKDLVDDITRHKMDNEVNNRTCEVIRDGRFKNTKWKDIKVGDIIRLKKNTFVPADILLLSSSEPNSLCYVETAELDGETNLKFKMALEVTHRYLQEESAMADFNGLIECEEPNNRLDKFAGTLFWRNTSYPLDADKILLRGCKIRNTDFCHGMVIFAGADTKIMKNSGKTRFKRTKIDSLMNYMVYTIFVVLILLSAGLAIGHTYWEQQIGNSSWYLYDAQDLSPPYRGFLNFWGYIIVLNTMVPISLYVSVEVIRLGQSYFINWDLQMYYPEKDTAAKARTTTLNEQLGQIHYIFSDKTGTLTQNIMTFKKCCIDGQRYGDWRDGAGQLQSHPQQVDFSWNTYADGKFSFYDHYLIEQIKSGKEPEIQKFFFLLAICHTVMTDSSDGQLNYQAASPDEGALVTAARNFGYVFLSRTQNTITISEMGVERTYDVLAILDFNSDRKRMSVIVRESGGNIRLYCKGADTVIYERLHPRNLKREATEEALEIFASETLRTLCLCYRDISHDEFEAWNKKFVEASVATTNRDEALDKVYEEIEKNLILLGATAIEDKLQDGVPETISRLSKADIKIWVLTGDKKETAENIGFSCELLTDETTICYGEDISALLQTRLENQRNRAGSSAHSSLRMNEPFFQGSRDRALIITGSWLNEILLEKKKKKKKLKLKFPRTAEEEKKQAEKRRRAEAYKEQQQQNFVDLACECRAVICCRVTPKQKAMVVELVKKYKKAITLAIGDGANDVNMIKTAHIGVGISGQEGMQAVMSSDYSFGQFRYLQRLLLVHGRWSYIRMCKFLRYFFYKNFAFTLVHIWYSFFNGFSAQTAYEDWFITLYNVLYSSLPVLLVGLLDQDVSDKLSLRFPRLYVLGQKDVLFNYKKFFLSLLHGALTSLIIFFIPYGAYLKTMGQDGEAPSDYQSFAVTAASSLIFVVNLQIGLDTSYWTFVNAFSVFGSIALYFGITFDFHSAGIHVLFPSGFQFTGTAPNALRQPYLWLTMILSIAICLLPVVAQRFFSATIWPSESDRIQRNRKKYVAEEQEWKRRQSAFRRGVSGRRSAYAFSHQRGYADLIASGRSIRKKRAPLDAVLGSSGTPARDAPQTS; encoded by the exons ATGATCTCAGAAAGGGATTCAGAGACCACCTTCGATGAGGATTCCCAGCCTAACGATGAGGTGATGCCGTACAGTGACGATGAGACGGAGGACGAGTTGGACAGTCGGCAGCCGACGATCGAACCAGGACAAAACCAAATCAACAGGGGCACCAAGGAGAGCCGAGAGCCGTTGAAGAAAG ACTGCAGCTGGCAAGTTAAAGCAAACGATCCACACTTCTACGAGCAGCCCCAGTTCAAGAGAACAACATTTCTCTgcttcaaaaaaagcaaatatgct GGAAATGCAATTAAGACGTACAAGTACAACCCGATCACGTTTATACCACTGAATCTGTTTGAACAGTTTAAAAGAGCAGCCAACTTCTATTTCCTTGTTCTTCTCATTTTGCAG TCGATTCCCCAGATAACTACCCTGTCATGGTACACAACGCTGGTGCCCTTGCTCCTGGTGCTGGGAATAACTGCAGTCAAGGACCTAGTGGATGACATT ACTCGTCACAAGATGGATAACGAGGTTAATAACAGGACGTGTGAAGTCATCAGGGACGGAAG GTTCAAAAACACAAAATGGAAAGATATTAAAGTTGGTGATATCATTCgtctgaagaaaaatactttcGTTCCT gcTGATAttttgctgctctccagctcGGAACCAAACAGTCTCTGCTACGTAGAGACAGCTGAACTAGATGG TGAGACTAACCTAAAGTTCAAAATGGCACTGGAGGTAACACACAGATACCTTCAGGAGGAAAGTGCGATGGCAGACTTCAATG GACTGATTGAATGTGAAGAACCCAATAACCGGCTGGATAAGTTTGCTGGAACGTTATTCTGGAGAAACACGAGTTATCCACTGGATGCTGATAAGATATTGTTACGTGGGTGTAAAATCAGGAATACAGACTTTTGCCATGGAATGGTTATATTTGCAG gtgctgatacaaaaataatgaaaaatagtggAAAGACAAGATTTAAAAGGACAAAGATTGACTCCCTTATGAATTACATGGTTTATACT ATCTTTGTGGTTCTCATCCTGCTGTCGGCTGGCCTGGCCATCGGACACACCTACTGGGAGCAGCAGATCGGCAACTCCTCCTGGTACCTCTACGATGCACAAGATTTAAGTCCTCCCTATCGTGGCTTCCTTAACTTTTGGGGATACATCATTGTTCTGAACACCATGGTCCCCATTTCCCTCTATGTGAG TGTCGAGGTGATTCGTTTGGGCCAAAGCTATTTCATAAACTGGGACCTGCAGATGTATTACCCGGAGAAGGACACGGCTGCCAAGGCCAGGACCACCACGCTCAACGAGCAGCTGGGGCAGATCCACTACATCTTCTCTGACAAGACGGGGACGCTCACGCAGAACATCATGACCTTTAAAAAATGTTGCATCGATGGCCAAAGATATG GGGACTGGCGGGACGGAGCGGGGCAGCTGCAGAGCCACCCGCAG CAAGTGGATTTCAGCTGGAACACCTACGCGGATGGAAAGTTCTCATTCTATGATCACTATCTGATAGAGCAAATAAAATCTGGAAAGGAGCCAGAAAttcaaaagttcttttttctgcttgccaTTTGTCACACAGTCATGACTGACAGCTCTGATG GACAGCTCAATTACCAAGCGGCTTCCCCGGATGAAGGTGCCCTGGTTACAGCAGCCAGAAACTTTGGCTACGTTTTTCTCTCACGGACGCAAAATACTATCACTATCAGTGAGATGGGGGTTGAAAGAACGTACGATGTCCTTGCTATCTTGGATTTCAACAGTGACAGAAAACGGATGTCTGTCATTG TAAGAGAATCAGGTGGAAACATCAGGCTGTATTGTAAAGGGGCTGATACGGTAATTTATGAACGGTTGCACCCAAGGAATCTAAAGAGAGAAGCTACAGAAGAAGCACTAGAG atTTTTGCCAGTGAAACTCTCAGGACACTCTGCCTGTGCTATAGAGACATTAGTCACGATGAATTTGAAGCGTGGAATAAAAAGTTTGTGGAGGCCAGTGTAGCTACAACTAATCGTGACGAAGCTCTGGACAAAGTCTatgaggaaatagaaaaaaacttGATT CTGCTTGGTGCAACAGCTATTGAAGACAAACTACAGGATGGAGTTCCAGAAACTATTTCCAGGCTTTCAAAAGCAGACATTAAAATATGGGTGCTTACCGGTGACAAAAAAG aaACTGCTGAAAATATTGGATTTTCTTGTGAACTGTTAACAGATGAAACAACCATCTGCTATGGAGAAGATATCAG TGCTCTTCTTCAAACGAGGTTGGAAAACCAGAGGAACAGAGCTGGATCAAGTGCGCATTCCTCTCTAAGAATGAACGAGCCCTTCTTCCAGGGCAGTCGAGATCGGGCTTTAATAATCACTGGCTCCTGGCTG AATGAAATCCtactagagaagaaaaagaagaaaaaaaaactgaagcTGAAATTCCCTAGaacagcagaagaggagaaaaagcaagctgAGAAGAGGAGAAGGGCCGAAGCTtacaaagagcagcagcagcagaactttgTTGATCTGGCCTGTGAGTGCAGGGCTGTGATCTGCTGCCGGGTGACGCCGAAGCAGAAGGCCATGGTGGTGGAGCTGGTGAAGAAGTACAAGAAAGCTATTACTCTGGCAATCGGGGACGGTGCCAATGATGTAAACATGATTAAAA CTGCCCACATCGGAGTTGGAATCAGTGGCCAAGAAGGGATGCAAGCCGTCATGTCGAGTGACTACTCTTTTGGGCAATTCCGCTACCTCCAAAGGCTGTTGCTGGTCCACGGACGGTGGTCTTACATTAGGATGTGCAAGTTCTTAAGATACTTCTTCTACAAGAACTTTGCTTTTACACTAGTGCACATCTGGTATTCATTCTTTAACGGCTTCTCTGCCCAG ACAGCCTACGAGGACTGGTTCATCACGCTGTACAACGTCTTGTACTCCAGTCTCCCGGTTCTGCTGGTTGGCCTGCTTGACCAG GACGTGAGCGACAAATTGAGTCTTCGGTTCCCTAGGCTGTATGTTTTGGGACAGAAAGATGTACTCTTTAACTACAAGAAGTTCTTTTTAAGTTTGCTTCATGGAGCTTTAACTTCACTGATAATCTTCTTCATACCATATGGAGCTTACCTTAAAACCATGGGACAAGACGGAGAAGCGCCTTCAGATTATCAGTCATTTGCTgtcacagcagcatcttctcttaTATTTGTCGTCAACTTGCAG attGGCTTGGATACATCTTACTGGACTTTTGTTAATGCTTTTTCAGTATTTGGGAGTATTGCACTTTACTTTGGTATCACGTTTGACTTCCACAGCGCTGGAATCCACGTTCTCTTTCCTTCTGGCTTCCAGTTCACAG